From the Alphaproteobacteria bacterium genome, the window TGCGGCTCTTCCCATGGCACCTGAAGATAGCTCAACGTCGACTTCAACGGTGGGAAAACCCCTCGAATCTAAAATTTCTCGGGCAAAAATATTATGAATCTGGGTCATGGTATTTACCTTATTGTTAAAAGTTCTCGAATCAAGCAGCACATGGGTAAGTCTTAGAGAGACGGTCAAATTCTTTTAGCTCTAGCAAGAGTTGAGGGAGATCTTTTAAACGGACCATATTGGGGCCATCACTGGGGGCATTGTCTGGGTCCTGGTGAGTTTCAATGAAGACTGCAGCTACACCTACTGAAACAGCGGCTCTTGCAAGAATAGGAACGAATTGCCTTTCTCCCCCGGTTGAGGCGCCAGCTCCGCCAGGTTGTTGAACTGAGTGGGTGGCATCAAACACGATAGGATAGCCAAATCGGGCCATTATAGGAAGGGAGCGCATGTCAGATACGAGCGTGTTGTATCCGAATGAAGCGCCTCGTTCACATAACATCAGTTGTTGGTTTCCAAAAGATTCCATTTTTTTGACGACGTTGGCCATGTCCCAAGGAGCCAAAAACTGGCCTTTTTTAATATTAATGGCTTTGCCCGTTTCCGCGGCGGCCTTTAATAAGTCAGTTTGTCGGCATAAGAAAGCAGGAATTTGTAAAATATCGGCGACTTCTGCTACGGGACTGCATTGTTCACTTGAATGAACATCTGTAACGATTGGGCATCCCATTTTTTCACGAATTTCAGCTAATATGGGCATACTTTCTTTCAAGCCTACGCCGCGAACACCATTAATGCTTGTTCGGTTTGCTTTATCAAAGGATGTTTTGTATATGAAGGGTATGTTCAGTTTATCGGTAATTTCTTTGATGGCAGCAGACATTTCTAAGGCATGGGTGCGACTTTCCAAGACGCATGGTCCTGCAATCAGCACGAAGGGGAGATCATTTCCCATGTTAATATTGTGAATTTTTAGGTTCTTATTCATGTTAAACTAACCTTTCTTGTTGGACAGCTGCGGCAATAAAAGAGACAAATAGAGGGTGAGGATCAAATGGGCGCGATTTCAACTCCGGATGAAACTGTACGCCGACAAACCACGGATGGTCTTGTCGCTCAACAATTTCTGGTAATTGTTCGTCAGGGGATAAACCTGACATAATAAGGCCCACACTTTTTAAACGATCTCGATAGGTCATATTCACTTCATATCGATGACGATGTCGTTCTTCAATGGAAGATTCCCCATATATTTTGTGAGCGAGAGATCCTTCTTGAAGTTTGCAAATATAGGAACCTAACCGCATTGTGCCCCCAAGATCACCTTCTTGGGATCGTTTCTGAAGGGTTTTCCCATCCATCCACTCAGTCATCATTCCAATGAGGGGTGTAGATGTTTGCCCAAACTCTGTTGAGGAAGCCTCTTTAAGACCTAATAAATTCCGAGCGGCTTCAATGACAGCGAGCTGCATTCCAAAGCAGATGCCCAAATACGGAATTTTTTTCTCTCGTGCAATTTGGATGGCTTTGAGTTTTCCGTCAATCCCTCTTTCCCCAAATCCCCCTGGAACAAGAATGCCGTGCATTCCGACAAGATCACCATCAAGATTATTTGTATTTTCTGCATCAAACCAATGAAGATTCACCTTCATATTATTGGCTATTCCGGCATGCACAAAGGCTTCCGACAGTGACTTGTAGGCATCCAGCAATTGAATATATTTTCCAACGATAGCAATATCAACTTGACCATCAGGATGGTGGATCCTCTCAACAACATTGTGCCATTTTGAGAGGTCAACTTCCTTTTCACCTTCAATGCCAAAATAACGACAAACTTGAAAATCAAGGCCTTCATTATGATAACTAATGGGAACCTGATAGATGGTGTCGATATCTTTCGCTTCAATAACCCGTTCGGGGCGCACGTTACAAAATAGTCCAAGTTTTTGTTTTGCATCTTTTGGGATGGGTCGATCTGCGCGACATAACAAAATGTCTGGTTGAATACCAAAGCTTAAGAGTTCTTTTACAGAGTGTTGTGTCGGCTTGGTTTTTAATTCTCCTGCCGCAGCAATATAAGGAATCAAAGTCAAATGCACAAAAAGTGTATTATCTCGTCCCCTATCATTACTAAGTTGCCGAATGGCTTCTAAAAATGGCAGACTTTCAATGTCGCCAACCGTTCCCCCAATTTCACAAATGACAAAGTCTTCGTTGGTTAAATCAGCTGTAATAAATGATTTGATTTCATCAATAATATGAGGAACAACTTGAATAGTTGCCCCTAAGTAATCTCCCCGACGTTCTTTCGCTAAGACAGCAGAATAGATTTTCCCCGTTGTTGTACTGTCACTGGCTCGTGAAGAAACACCTGTAAATCTTTCATAGTGACCCAAATCCAAATCTGTTTCCGTTCCATCAGCTGTGACGTAGACTTCTCCATGCTGGAAGGGGCTCATGGTGCCAGGATCAACATTAAGATAAGGATCAAGCTTGCGTAGGCGAACGGTGTAACCTCGTGCTTGGAGTAGGGCACCCAAAGAAGAGGCGGCAATGCCTTTTCCTAAGGAAGAAACAACACCACCGGTTACAAAAATGAACTTTGTCAAAGGGAACCTCTAATAATACCAAATTAAATAACGATTCAGTAAAAAGACATTTACATTGCGTCGCTAAAAGGGGAAGAGGATTTGAACTTTGAAAAAAAATTCCAATGCTCTTCCTGAATCTACTCGACCCGTTTCAACAATCTAAATCAGTAATCGAACAGAAAAACTATTTCTTTTGATTGTTGATGGGCGCAAGAATGGAATTAGATTCTTTCACTTGATGTTTAGAAATAATGCCCATTAGCAAACAATTGCCCATGAATAACGCCGCTAAAATACCGGTTATGCGCGTTAGAAGATTAGATGTGCCCCGTGCGCTGAACATACTGCTAGAGGCACCGCCGCCCATACCAAGACCTCCCCCTTCGCTGCGTTGCATTAAAATAACGCCAATCATGGCTAAGGTGATAAAAATATGGATGACTAATAGGGCTGTCATAATTAATTGTCTCCTTTAATCGTAGTCAGGATTGATATTATAAGATATCCATACCATAAAAAGGCAAATAAAAACTATGCATAAATGAAAAGATCGTATCTATTCTTCTGAAGTTCCCTGCAATCTAAAAAAGATTTTGGTCAAATTGTCAGAATAGATACGATTCGGTTAGTGAATACTCTAGCTTTTCGAGAAGTGGTTATAACACAGCCCCAGTTGTTGTGCCAAAATTTGTTTGCCCACTCTGATCAGCAAATTGCATTTCTATGTCTCCATTTGGAAATTGGATCTCTTTGTCTCCGTTAGAGTGTCTTATTACGAATACAGGTGCGGGAACAGGTGGAGCTGAAGGCGCAACAGGTGGAATGGGTTTCAATGCATTTTCAACCATCTGCTCTTGGTTAAAGTGAGTATAAAAGAATCGATTTTCTAAACTTCTTTTACTTCCTCTTGAATCATCCTTTGAAAAAAACGATGCGACATCATGGAAATGTTTAACATGGTCAGAAATTTGTAATTTCACACGCTCCAACAAATCTTGAGCTATCAATCTAGCTGTATCTCTTTGACTTTCATCACTAGGTAAAATTGGTTTTGTAAGATTTGTGCCACCATATTGCAATAATCCAAGGTTATCGTCTAGATTCGTCCATTTGTGGAAGAGGGTTGGGAAGGAATATACTAATTCCTCTCCGTCTAACATATTAAAAACAACATCAATGAACCGAGAATTGCGGATAACGGTCTTTGAAACAATGCTATCATCACTATAGACGGTGGTGAGGAGTGGTGAAGGATAATATTGAAATCCATACTTATGCCCTTGTGCCTGATCTATAGTTAGGGATTTAATGACGGGATGATCCAAAATTTCTGCATCAGTCAGTTTAGTTGTGCCATCAATAGGAGAAGTTGCAAAAGGATCGTAAGACGATTCCCAAGAATCTAAGTTATCAGTCGCAACCGCTACTGTGTTATGATGTGAAGATGCGGTGATCGTTTTTAAAACTTTACCAAAATCATTCATGTTATAAAGGTGTGGAGTAAAATTGGGGGCCTCATGTAAGCTCCAGAAGAAACCAACCATCGCTCTATTAAAAGCTGTTTTGCCATCTCGAGGCAGTAATTTGGTCACCATATCAGTGTAAATGCTTTTTAAACCACTCATGATGACTCGATATCTTTGAGCTGCGACAGGGGGATAAATTTCTGCGAATTTCCAAGTGTTGCCATTATTGTTTGCATGAACTTCAGCCCGACGGAGAACATGTTCTACCACATTATAGTGTCGGCGATCAGCATATTTATGAAGCATATCATGAATTCCAAAACCAAATTGGCTAAAGTTTATACCATGTCCCTTATTGGTTGTTGTTGGAAAACAAGCAGGGTACACATCATTTAAATTAGATTCGACCATCAAGGAAACACCAAGCTTTCCTTCGCCAGGAAGGGGATAAAGAATGGGTGATGGGAGTAATTTTTTCGTACGATCAGCAAATAAGTCGATCATGGGTGCTTTTAACTTTACAGACCAGTGCATATCAGGTAATTCAAACCCCTTGTTTGGATACCCCTCCAAACTGACATAGGTAGATAAACTATTCTTCCATGCATCATTTTCAGTTATTCCAAAAAAGAGATTTGGAAACGGAACATGAGAAAATAAGCTCCTTTCATCGTCAGTTATGGTGCTAATAGAGGCCGCAAAACGGAGATGCATACCCAAAAGCCAAAGTGGGCTAATATGTTGATCTTCTTTTTGGTACGTCATTTCACGTAATAAACGCCGCGTAAATATATGATGAGGATTACTGTGCGCATACTGTTTAAGATATGCTTCGAATTTTGCAAATAGAGGAGCGATTGCTGGATCATGAGAAGCATAAAAATCTTCTGGTACTTTGCCATTATACTGTTCGAGGTTCGCACGATGACCCTTAATTACTCCTTGGTCTATCTTATTGACACCAAATTCTTCTGGATGGTGACTCTGAATCATTTTTGTTGATTGTTCCTGCGAAAGAGAAAAAGGCGAATATGTCAAGTTTTGAGCCGCCAGAGTGTACTCGCTTAAACAAGTTGCCAATAGTCCACATTTTAAGAGTGTAGTGAATTTCATTTTTAATCCTTTAAAGTAAATAAATTTGTGTAATTACGTTTTTAAATTTTTTATTTACGTTTAATGTGGTGATTAAAATATAAAACACAATACCTAAATAAAATAAATATTAGTGTAATATATTTTGAGAAATTAATATACATAAAATTTAGATGAATGGATTAATTACTTGCAACTGTTAAAGCCTTAAATAATTTCCCCATTTGTGAGGGGTGTGTTAGCCGTACCGCGGCTGTTCGTAATGATCCGCGCGTTTCTGGTGTCGCATTTTTACATAAATATTCGGTGCGCATTTCCAAGCCCATGGCTGTTAAAAAATCCCCTTGGGAAATAGGTTCTTGAACGGTTAATCCAGCTTTTTTAAACAAAGAAAAGAGTCTAAAAAAATCTACATGATGTGTTAAATCAGATTTCCCTACATTGATTAATGGGGATTGCCTTTGATGATTTTGCAAGGCTTGTAATGTATCGCCTGTGGCATCGGGCTGGTTATAGCCATAATCTAAAAAGAGGGCAGCTCCTTTGTTGTTCTTCATATGCATGGCTATTTTAGAGACCCATTCAGGCATGGCCGGGCATACTTCTTTTACAATAGTTGATCCTGTGGGAATAAAACATAGTCTATTGTTTTCAAAACTGACATACCTTTCAACCCATTCTTCGTTAATTTTGACATATTGACGTATGGGCAGCGCATCCCAAAATTCGTTGGCAACCATAAGGCAAAATCCTTGGGTGTGGGGTAGGGTGGAAAGGTCTTCATGCCAACTTATAGAGGCAGAATAAGCTGACAGGATTGTTTTCTGAAGGTCTTTTAGAAGAGGGCTTACTTCAACCAAATGCACAGTCATTTCTGATACGGGAACCTTTAAGGACTGCATTGTACGTATAATATCAAGCATTAAAGTACCACGACCTGGTCCTATCTCAACAATATGAAAAGGGGTGGGGGACCCGGCCTTATGCCATACATTGATGAGCCATCCTGCAATGACTTCCCCAAATACTTGTGTCATTTCGGGAGCTGTTATGTAGTCACCTTTGGCACCGATGGGGATTTTTGTTGTGTAATATCCATCTTGTGGATCATACAAAGCTATGGTCATAAAGTCAGCGATACTTATGGGGCCTGTTGTCTCAATTTTTTTTCGAAGACGATCTTCTAGGGACATCATACTTTTTCACGACATCTCATGGGTTGCCATATAAAAATGATGCCGGCCATAATCATGGGTAGCGAGAGAATTTGGCCGGTCGTAAAGTCCATGCCAAATAAGGGATAGAACGTATCAGGTTCGCGGACAAATTCAACAAAAGTGCGGGCCAGACCGTAACCTAATAAAAAAATCCCAGTCAAGCGTCCTGGAACATTCCGAATTGCTGGGATTTGCCAACTGATATGCATAAGTATCAGAAGGATAAATCCTTCAAGAAAAGCTTCATAGATTTGGCTGGGATGGCGGGGGAAGGGACCGCCGTTTGGGAATATTATACCCCAAGAGACGTCAGTTACCCGTCCATATAATTCGCTATTGACGAAATTAGCCATACGACCCAACCCCAGTCCAAGCGGCGTAATAGCGGCCAAAATATCAGCAAATCGAAAACTTGAAATATGGTTTTTGTAGCAATAAGCAAGGATGGCAATAGTGACTCCCAACATACCGCCATGAAAAGACATGCCCCCTTTCCACGTCATAAAAATTTCTTGGGGGTGGGCCAAATATTTGTCAAATTCAAAAAATAGGATATGTCCTAACCGACCCCCAATGACAATACCTCCAAGGGCCCATAGCATGAAGTCATTAATTTGGGCCTTTGTAATAGTCGGGGAAAAGCGGTTAGCGATCCAAATAGCATATTGCCACCCCACTAATAAACTAACAATGTATGCAATACCATACCAATGCACAGCAACAGGTCCGAGATGAAGAGCAACAGGGTCAATTTGAGGAAAATTTAACATGGCTCGTTCTCATTTAAAGGAATGCCAGTACTCATTAATCATCACCCATCTTTAAGGCGGCAATAAAAGCACTTTGAGGAATTTCGACATTTCCGAATTGACGCATGCGCTTTTTACCTTTTTTCTGTTTATCAAGCAGTTTTCGCTTACGGCTTATATCTCCACCATAACACTTAGCGGTAACGTCTTTACGCATAGCGGAAATGGTTTCTCGCGCAATAACCTTTCCGCCAATGGCAGCTTGAATAGCAATTTTAAACAATTGTCTGGGTATTAATTCTTTAAGGCGTTCGCATAAAACACGACCCCTTGCTTCGGCACGACCTCTATGAATGATCATGGATAAGGCATCAACCGGTTCTGCATTAACCAAAATACTAACTTTAACAACGTCACTTTCGCGGTAACAATCAAGGTGATAATCAAAGGAAGCATAGCCTTTGCTGACGGATTTCAATCGATCATAAAAATCAAAAACCACTTCGTTTAATGGCAAACGATAGACAACCATGGCGCGATTTCCGGCATAGGTAAGGTCAATCTGTTCTCCTCGACGCTCTGTGCACAAGGTAAGAATTGACCCCAAGTAAGTATCTGGCACCAAAATAGTTGCGCGAATCCAGGGCTCTTCAATCATGGAAATTTTCATAATATCGGGCATATCGGAGGGATTATGTAATTCTTTCATCGTGCCATTTGTCATATGTAAGCGGTAGACAACGCTCGGCGCGGTAGTGATAAGGTCAAGATCAAATTCTCTTTCGAGACGTTCTTGAATAATTTCCAAATGGAGCAATCCCAGAAATCCACATCGAAATCCATACCCAAGAGCGGTTGAGCTTTCTGCCTCAAATTGAAAGCTGGCATCATTAAGTTGCAAACGCCCTAAGCTTTCTCGTAAATGGTCAAAGTCTGCAGCATCTACAGGAAACAAGCCGCAAAAAACAACAGGTACAGAAGGTTTAAATCCAGGGAGTGGGTCTAGAGTTGGACGACGTTCTTCTGTAAGGGTGTCCCCAACCTTACAATCAGCGACATGTTTGATGCTGGCCGTTATAAAACCAACTTCTCCAGGTAAAAGTTTGTCGACAAGTACTTTCTTAGGTGTAAAGACCCCAACCCGTTCAACCTCATAGGTTCCACCGGTACCCATCATGCGAATTTTTGCCCCTTTGGTAAGGATGCCGTCTTTAATACGGACTAAGATCATTACCCCGAGATAGGCATCATACCAACTATCAACCAGCATGGCTTTTAGAGGAGCATTGACTTCTCCTTTTGGAGCCGGTAAGCGGGTGACGATGCCCTCAAGAACATCTTCAATACCAATCCCTGTTTTGGCTGAAATCATAAGAGCATCACTGGCATCAATTCCAATGACATCTTCAATCTGGGCTTTAACACGTTCGGGTTCGGCTGCGGGTAGGTCAATTTTGTTGAGAATGGGTATAATTTCATGATTATTATCGATAGCTTGATAAACGTTCGCGAGAGTTTGGGCTTCAACGCCCTGACTAGCATCCACAATAAGAAGGGAACCTTCACACGCGGCTAAAGAACGACTAACCTCATACGCAAAGTCTACGTGTCCGGGGGTATCCATCAAGTTCAGGGTATAAATTATCCCATCTTTTGCCTTATAATTTAAACGCACAGTTTGGGCTTTAATTGTAATGCCGCGTTCCCGCTCGATATCCATTGAGTCGAGAATCTGCTGTTTCATTTCTCGGATTTCTAAACCGCCACAAAATTCAATCAAGCGATCTGCTAGTGTAGATTTTCCGTGGTCGATGTGGGCAATAATCGAAAAATTTCGAATGGTTGACAAGTCTGTCATGATTTTCTGAGCACTCCACCCGTAGCCTTAGATACATTTGCAACAATCCTATCACAGACATCTGTGATTTGCGCATCAGTTAAAGTGCCTGTTTGCGGTTCCAGGCGAACTTGGATGGCTAAAGACTTTTGGTTCTTTTCTAGCTTTTCTCCCTTATAAACATCAAAGATATGAATTGCTGAAATTAAGTCTCGATCCACTTTCCCAATGGCTTTAACCAACTGGTCTGCGGAAATGGTATCATCAACAACGAAAGCAAAATCACGGGTAACTGGCTGATAAGGAGAAAGATGAAGTGTTGATTTCTTTATCCGTAACGGCGGAAGTTGATCCAGAAAAACTTCAAAACCAACAAAGACACCGTCTCCGGAGAGCTGGGAAATCAGTAAAGGATGAATTTCCCCGAAAATAGCGAGGACTCGATTACCTTGTTTAAAGGTGCCTTTACGTCCAGGATGATAATATTCCGGTCCAGTGGGCGCAATTTGGAGAGAAGATTCTGATATACCCAAGGTATTTAGGATGGCAAGAGCATGGGCTTTGGCATCGAAGACACTAAAAGTTCGAGGTGTTTGTTCCCAATGGCGGGGACCTGTTTGTCCAGCTAACAGACCTGCTGCCACAAGACGTTGTCCTTCAAGTTCATATTGAGGACCCACTTCAAATAATTCAATCGACCCTTGAGCCCGATCTTGGTTACGAATAGTGATTTGAATTAAATTTGGAATAATGGAGGGGCGCATGTATCCCAATTCGACACTGATGGGATTTAATAGTCGTAGAGTTGGGTCACCTCCCCCAAATTTAACAGCTAACGCTTCTTCCATAAAAGACCAGGTTATTACTTCATTCAACCCCCGTGATGCTAAGACTCGTTTGGCAACAAACGGAATGGAAGTTGTTTGGCTTTTCAAATGTGTGGCAGGTAAAGGTTCTTCAACTATATGATTATAACCTTTGAGTCGTAAGACTTCTTCCACCAAATCAGCCGGACCTTCAATATCTAAGCGGTAAGTTGGAGCGTGAACGGTAACTTGCTCGGCGTTTGAAGAAAGTATAGAAAATTCTAGGGATTCTAAATATCCTTTAGCTTCTTCCATAGGAATGTTAATTCCACTGAGAGAGGCTAATTTGCTTTTTGTCAAAGTAATGGGGACAGATTGGGAAGGTGTCTGTGGTGTAGTATGACTTGCCACCCCTTCTTCACTAACTGTTCCACCGCACCATTGTAAAACAAGATCTATGGCTGCATCTAATCCTGGCCGAATGCTATGAAAATCAACACCTCTTTCAA encodes:
- a CDS encoding 3-deoxy-8-phosphooctulonate synthase, which encodes MNKNLKIHNINMGNDLPFVLIAGPCVLESRTHALEMSAAIKEITDKLNIPFIYKTSFDKANRTSINGVRGVGLKESMPILAEIREKMGCPIVTDVHSSEQCSPVAEVADILQIPAFLCRQTDLLKAAAETGKAINIKKGQFLAPWDMANVVKKMESFGNQQLMLCERGASFGYNTLVSDMRSLPIMARFGYPIVFDATHSVQQPGGAGASTGGERQFVPILARAAVSVGVAAVFIETHQDPDNAPSDGPNMVRLKDLPQLLLELKEFDRLSKTYPCAA
- a CDS encoding CTP synthase, which encodes MTKFIFVTGGVVSSLGKGIAASSLGALLQARGYTVRLRKLDPYLNVDPGTMSPFQHGEVYVTADGTETDLDLGHYERFTGVSSRASDSTTTGKIYSAVLAKERRGDYLGATIQVVPHIIDEIKSFITADLTNEDFVICEIGGTVGDIESLPFLEAIRQLSNDRGRDNTLFVHLTLIPYIAAAGELKTKPTQHSVKELLSFGIQPDILLCRADRPIPKDAKQKLGLFCNVRPERVIEAKDIDTIYQVPISYHNEGLDFQVCRYFGIEGEKEVDLSKWHNVVERIHHPDGQVDIAIVGKYIQLLDAYKSLSEAFVHAGIANNMKVNLHWFDAENTNNLDGDLVGMHGILVPGGFGERGIDGKLKAIQIAREKKIPYLGICFGMQLAVIEAARNLLGLKEASSTEFGQTSTPLIGMMTEWMDGKTLQKRSQEGDLGGTMRLGSYICKLQEGSLAHKIYGESSIEERHRHRYEVNMTYRDRLKSVGLIMSGLSPDEQLPEIVERQDHPWFVGVQFHPELKSRPFDPHPLFVSFIAAAVQQERLV
- the secG gene encoding preprotein translocase subunit SecG — encoded protein: MTALLVIHIFITLAMIGVILMQRSEGGGLGMGGGASSSMFSARGTSNLLTRITGILAALFMGNCLLMGIISKHQVKESNSILAPINNQKK
- a CDS encoding class I SAM-dependent methyltransferase translates to MMSLEDRLRKKIETTGPISIADFMTIALYDPQDGYYTTKIPIGAKGDYITAPEMTQVFGEVIAGWLINVWHKAGSPTPFHIVEIGPGRGTLMLDIIRTMQSLKVPVSEMTVHLVEVSPLLKDLQKTILSAYSASISWHEDLSTLPHTQGFCLMVANEFWDALPIRQYVKINEEWVERYVSFENNRLCFIPTGSTIVKEVCPAMPEWVSKIAMHMKNNKGAALFLDYGYNQPDATGDTLQALQNHQRQSPLINVGKSDLTHHVDFFRLFSLFKKAGLTVQEPISQGDFLTAMGLEMRTEYLCKNATPETRGSLRTAAVRLTHPSQMGKLFKALTVASN
- a CDS encoding prolipoprotein diacylglyceryl transferase produces the protein MLNFPQIDPVALHLGPVAVHWYGIAYIVSLLVGWQYAIWIANRFSPTITKAQINDFMLWALGGIVIGGRLGHILFFEFDKYLAHPQEIFMTWKGGMSFHGGMLGVTIAILAYCYKNHISSFRFADILAAITPLGLGLGRMANFVNSELYGRVTDVSWGIIFPNGGPFPRHPSQIYEAFLEGFILLILMHISWQIPAIRNVPGRLTGIFLLGYGLARTFVEFVREPDTFYPLFGMDFTTGQILSLPMIMAGIIFIWQPMRCREKV
- the lepA gene encoding elongation factor 4: MTDLSTIRNFSIIAHIDHGKSTLADRLIEFCGGLEIREMKQQILDSMDIERERGITIKAQTVRLNYKAKDGIIYTLNLMDTPGHVDFAYEVSRSLAACEGSLLIVDASQGVEAQTLANVYQAIDNNHEIIPILNKIDLPAAEPERVKAQIEDVIGIDASDALMISAKTGIGIEDVLEGIVTRLPAPKGEVNAPLKAMLVDSWYDAYLGVMILVRIKDGILTKGAKIRMMGTGGTYEVERVGVFTPKKVLVDKLLPGEVGFITASIKHVADCKVGDTLTEERRPTLDPLPGFKPSVPVVFCGLFPVDAADFDHLRESLGRLQLNDASFQFEAESSTALGYGFRCGFLGLLHLEIIQERLEREFDLDLITTAPSVVYRLHMTNGTMKELHNPSDMPDIMKISMIEEPWIRATILVPDTYLGSILTLCTERRGEQIDLTYAGNRAMVVYRLPLNEVVFDFYDRLKSVSKGYASFDYHLDCYRESDVVKVSILVNAEPVDALSMIIHRGRAEARGRVLCERLKELIPRQLFKIAIQAAIGGKVIARETISAMRKDVTAKCYGGDISRKRKLLDKQKKGKKRMRQFGNVEIPQSAFIAALKMGDD
- a CDS encoding phenylalanine--tRNA ligase subunit beta, with translation MKFTLSWLKDHLETTASLSEIADKLVTLGLEVESIDDPAEKYKGFIIATVIEADRHPNADRLSLCFADAGTGERIQVVCGASNVRQGMKVAFAPVGVTIPATGTILKKGKIRDVESLGMFCSATELELGQDADGILDLDPSLVPGTPLAEALGLSDPIIDIAITPNRSDCFGIRGVARDLAASGIGKLKPLSYKPTKGVFPCPIQVKIEDSEGCQDFQFQVIKGVRNGPSPDWIQRRLRAIGLRPISALVDMTNYLTFDLGRPLHVFDLAKVKGNLTIRKAKAGETLAALNGKDYSLENGMCIISDDSGPISLGGIMGGASTGCLEDTVDVLIECGAFDAIRTANTGRALSILSDARTRFERGVDFHSIRPGLDAAIDLVLQWCGGTVSEEGVASHTTPQTPSQSVPITLTKSKLASLSGINIPMEEAKGYLESLEFSILSSNAEQVTVHAPTYRLDIEGPADLVEEVLRLKGYNHIVEEPLPATHLKSQTTSIPFVAKRVLASRGLNEVITWSFMEEALAVKFGGGDPTLRLLNPISVELGYMRPSIIPNLIQITIRNQDRAQGSIELFEVGPQYELEGQRLVAAGLLAGQTGPRHWEQTPRTFSVFDAKAHALAILNTLGISESSLQIAPTGPEYYHPGRKGTFKQGNRVLAIFGEIHPLLISQLSGDGVFVGFEVFLDQLPPLRIKKSTLHLSPYQPVTRDFAFVVDDTISADQLVKAIGKVDRDLISAIHIFDVYKGEKLEKNQKSLAIQVRLEPQTGTLTDAQITDVCDRIVANVSKATGGVLRKS